From the Caballeronia sp. TF1N1 genome, the window GCCGCGTGTGCATGCGCAGGCGCATCCGGAGTTCGCGCGCTTGCCCGGCGTGCTGGATGCCGCGCGCGTCGTGAATGAAGGCATTGCGCCACTCGCGGCGATTGCGATTATCGACGCGCACGGACGCGCCGGGTTGCTCGGGCGCGGCATTTATGCAGTGCCGCTTGAATTGTTCGAACGCGCGTTGCAAACCCTCTCTGCCGATACCGAATGACTCCGGACACGATCAACGATCCCGCGACACGGGCGTCGCTCGAAGCCGCGTTCGATGAATACGAACGCGCGCTCACGACCAACGACGTCTCCGTGCTCGACACGCTGTTCTGGAACAGTCCGCATACACTGCGCTACGGCGCGACCGAAAACCTGCACGGCTACGAAACGATTCGTGCCTTTCGTGCGATGCGTCCGGCCAAAGGCCTGATGCGCACCGTCGTCGATCGGACGATCACGACCTTCGGTGCTGATTTCGCGGTCGCCAACATCACATTCTCGCGCGCGGACGAATCGCGTATTGGCAGACAGTCGCAAACGTGGGTGCGGCTCAATGGCCAATGGCGCGTCGTTGCCGCACATGTGAGCTGGATGGACGCGTCATGATGCAGAACACTTTGGTTCAACCCGGATTGCATGGCGCATTCGTCGCCGATGGCTTCGATGCGCTTCCCACGGAAGCTTGGCCTTCGCGGATCAGCGCAAAGCTTACCGGCCAGCGTCTCGCCGTGAAAGACGTCTTCGATATCGCGGGCCTTCGAGCAGGCGGCGGCAATCCTGCGTGGCGCGCGGAGCAGCCTGTGGCTACACGCACCGCGCTGGCCGTTCGCGGCTTGCTCGAAGAAGGCGCGCAATGGATCGGCAAGACGGTCACGGATGAACTGACCTACAGCCTCGCCGGCGTGAACGTGCATTACGGCACGCCGGAGAATCCGGCCGATGCCGCGCGCGTTCCCGGCGGTTCGTCGTCAGGCTCGGCCGTCGCGGTCGCAGCCGGACATGCGGACGTCGCACTCGGCACCGATTGCGGCGGGTCCGTGCGATTGCCCGCGAGTTATTGCGGCATCTGGGGCATGCGCCCGACGCATGGACGTATCGCAACGGACGGCTGTCTGACGCTCGCGCATAGCTTCGATACGGTCGGCTGGTTCGCACGCGATGCGCGCACGCTGATCGATGCATTCGAAGTGCTCGCGCGCAGTATCGTCGGTACGGGCGATGAAGCGTTTGCGCTGCATGTGCCGCGTCAGTTGCTCGCGTGTGTGGATACGGATATCGAGTCGCGCTTCGCCGATTCGCTGCAAGCCTTGCGCGATGCAGTGACCTACGTGGAGCCCGATGCATCGCTCGCCGATTGGGCGCGAGCCTTCCGCGTGCTTCAGGCCGGGGAGATCGCGCAACGGCACGGACAGTGGGCGCGTGAACACGCATCGAGCTTCGGCGCCGATGTCGGTGCGCGCTTCGCGACGAGCCTGACCGTCACTCCCGAACAGATCGCGGCCGCGCAACGCGTGCGCATTCGTGCCATCGAAGCGATGACGCACGCATTGCCATCCAGCACGTATTGGCTCGTGCCGACGGTGCCGGGCGTGGCGCCACGCGCCGATGCGTCCGCGCAAACGGTCGATCATGCGCGCGCGCGTTCGCAGCAGATGCTGTGCGTCGCGGGCCTTGCGGGTCTGCCGCAAGTGAACATGCCGTGGGCCTCGTTCGATGGCGCGCCCGTGGGGCTGTCGATCATCGGCGCGCGCGGTGCGGACGAAAACGTGCTGCGTGTCGCGCAGGCCGTGCATGAGATGACTCACCAAGCCTAACCCTCAAGGAACGTCTATGACCAAGCATTTGAGTGAAGCGCAGGTCGCGCACTTCAAGCAACACGGCTATGTCTATCCGATGCGCGCGATCAGTTCGGACGAGGCGCTGGAGTATCGCCGCATCATCGAGAACTACGAGGCGTCGTCGGGTGAAGACGTCAACAAGACCCTGAAAATCAAGGGTCATCTCGCGTTGCCGGCCATCGTCGATCTCGCGCGTCGTCCGGCCATTCTGGATGCGGTCGAAGATCTGATCGGACCGGACATCATGTTGTTCGGTGCGTCGATCTTCGCGAAGAACGGACGGGATCCGCGTTATGTGTCATGGCATCAGGACTCGACTTACTTTGGCCTCACGCCGCACGAGGAAGTGACCGTATGGGTCGCGCTCACGCCCGCGAATTCGGTGAACGGCGTGCTGCGCGTGTTGCCGGGATCGCACATCGGTCCGGACCTCAAACACGTCGAGACATTCGCTAAAGACAACATGCTCGCCAAGGGCCAGACGCTCGTCGATATCGATGACAACCTCGCCGTGGAAATGCCCTTGCAGCCCGGCGAATTTTCGATGCATCAGGAACGCACCGCACACAGTTCCTTGCCGAATCGCTCGGATGACCGGCGCATCGGCTTCGCATTCTTCTATGTTCCGGCGCATGTGAAATCGGCGACGGGCCGCCGTCGCGCGACGCTCGTGCGCGGGGTGGATCGTTTCAATC encodes:
- the hpxZ gene encoding oxalurate catabolism protein HpxZ → MTPDTINDPATRASLEAAFDEYERALTTNDVSVLDTLFWNSPHTLRYGATENLHGYETIRAFRAMRPAKGLMRTVVDRTITTFGADFAVANITFSRADESRIGRQSQTWVRLNGQWRVVAAHVSWMDAS
- a CDS encoding amidase, whose protein sequence is MMQNTLVQPGLHGAFVADGFDALPTEAWPSRISAKLTGQRLAVKDVFDIAGLRAGGGNPAWRAEQPVATRTALAVRGLLEEGAQWIGKTVTDELTYSLAGVNVHYGTPENPADAARVPGGSSSGSAVAVAAGHADVALGTDCGGSVRLPASYCGIWGMRPTHGRIATDGCLTLAHSFDTVGWFARDARTLIDAFEVLARSIVGTGDEAFALHVPRQLLACVDTDIESRFADSLQALRDAVTYVEPDASLADWARAFRVLQAGEIAQRHGQWAREHASSFGADVGARFATSLTVTPEQIAAAQRVRIRAIEAMTHALPSSTYWLVPTVPGVAPRADASAQTVDHARARSQQMLCVAGLAGLPQVNMPWASFDGAPVGLSIIGARGADENVLRVAQAVHEMTHQA
- a CDS encoding phytanoyl-CoA dioxygenase family protein; protein product: MTKHLSEAQVAHFKQHGYVYPMRAISSDEALEYRRIIENYEASSGEDVNKTLKIKGHLALPAIVDLARRPAILDAVEDLIGPDIMLFGASIFAKNGRDPRYVSWHQDSTYFGLTPHEEVTVWVALTPANSVNGVLRVLPGSHIGPDLKHVETFAKDNMLAKGQTLVDIDDNLAVEMPLQPGEFSMHQERTAHSSLPNRSDDRRIGFAFFYVPAHVKSATGRRRATLVRGVDRFNHWDADTLPEYDCDPRAMSELAATWGKYKDGETKQAADMSAPQ